A portion of the Streptomyces platensis genome contains these proteins:
- a CDS encoding DUF3152 domain-containing protein, protein MRGGHPEQREPGGGWGEFPGAPASSAVPGQGGPRIPRPRAEMPGGPAVAAPGSGPGPKREYVEAFDARTYPGGPGAASDPDDDVFRAGAPRKTAPQAGAYGPGADGMAPAGRYTGRSVVFERDASDEPDRQTGPGADGAAPGGPGDQDLDDESDAAESRHGATKGGKGRTFTGAAAAAVTTVLAVVIAGQVAEQHKEGADPQARSGNDRTDGVGDEASRSHARPTQDAKPASYDEKMNQVFPLDARLTATGRFKPVGSAAKAPGQGKVLRYRVDVEEGLSLDGELFAEAVHKTLNDSRSWAHGGKMAFQRVASGDADFVITLASPGTTAKWCAKSNLDTSEGNVSCDSAATERVMINAYRWAQGARTYGHDKMYAYRQMLINHEVGHRLGHNHEFCSRQGALAPVMMQQTKFLTTDGATCRPNAWPFPTQR, encoded by the coding sequence GTGCGCGGCGGGCATCCCGAGCAGCGCGAACCGGGCGGCGGCTGGGGCGAGTTCCCCGGGGCGCCGGCCTCCTCGGCCGTCCCCGGCCAGGGCGGGCCCCGGATCCCCCGGCCGCGAGCGGAGATGCCCGGCGGACCGGCGGTCGCCGCACCGGGCAGCGGGCCCGGGCCGAAGCGTGAGTATGTGGAGGCCTTCGACGCCCGGACGTACCCGGGCGGGCCGGGAGCCGCGAGCGACCCGGACGACGATGTGTTCCGGGCCGGCGCGCCCCGGAAGACGGCGCCGCAGGCCGGGGCGTACGGGCCCGGCGCGGACGGGATGGCTCCCGCCGGCCGGTACACCGGCCGTTCGGTCGTCTTCGAGCGCGACGCGAGCGACGAGCCGGACCGGCAGACGGGCCCCGGCGCGGACGGCGCGGCGCCGGGCGGCCCCGGGGACCAGGACCTGGACGACGAATCCGACGCTGCGGAGTCGCGGCACGGCGCCACGAAGGGCGGCAAGGGCCGGACGTTCACCGGCGCGGCGGCCGCGGCGGTGACCACCGTGCTCGCCGTGGTCATCGCGGGCCAGGTCGCCGAGCAGCACAAGGAGGGCGCCGACCCGCAGGCGCGCAGCGGCAACGACCGTACCGACGGGGTCGGCGACGAGGCCTCCCGGTCGCACGCCAGGCCCACCCAGGACGCCAAGCCCGCCAGTTACGACGAGAAGATGAACCAGGTCTTCCCGCTGGACGCGAGGCTGACGGCCACCGGCCGGTTCAAGCCGGTCGGCAGTGCGGCCAAGGCGCCCGGCCAGGGCAAGGTGCTGCGCTATCGCGTCGATGTCGAGGAGGGGCTGTCCCTGGACGGCGAGCTGTTCGCCGAGGCGGTGCACAAGACCCTCAACGACAGCCGTAGTTGGGCCCACGGCGGGAAGATGGCCTTCCAGCGGGTGGCGTCCGGCGACGCCGACTTCGTGATCACGCTGGCGAGCCCGGGGACCACCGCGAAGTGGTGCGCCAAGTCGAACCTCGACACCAGCGAGGGCAATGTCTCCTGTGACTCCGCGGCGACCGAGCGGGTCATGATCAATGCCTACCGGTGGGCCCAGGGCGCCCGGACCTACGGCCACGACAAGATGTACGCCTACCGGCAGATGCTGATCAACCACGAGGTCGGCCACCGCCTCGGGCACAACCACGAGTTCTGCTCCCGGCAGGGCGCGCTCGCCCCGGTGATGATGCAGCAGACCAAGTTCCTGACGACGGACGGGGCGACCTGCCGGCCCAACGCCTGGCCGTTCCCCACCCAGCGGTGA
- a CDS encoding alpha/beta fold hydrolase — translation MSSTESPDTATAALPVPPAGPGRHGAAETVHTVALPGLTLTVRAPVGSPAPQGGGAETGTGRDREPALYVHGLGGSSQNWSDLMPLLADRVDGEAIDLPGFGHSPPPDDGNYSVSAQARAVIRYLDAAGRGPVHLIGNSMGGAAATRVAAVRPDLVRTLTLISPALPELRPQLTAVPTALLAVPGITGLFGRLTHDWTPERRTREVLALCYGDPGRVSPEGFNAAVDEYARRLELPYFWEVMERSARGLVNAYTLGGQHNLWRQAERVLAPTLLVYGGRDRLVSFRMARRAAAAFRGSRLLTLPEAGHVAMMEYPETVARAVRELLDSDMTDVTADASRS, via the coding sequence ATGTCTTCGACCGAGTCGCCGGACACCGCGACCGCCGCCCTCCCGGTGCCCCCGGCCGGCCCCGGCCGGCACGGCGCGGCGGAGACGGTGCACACCGTGGCCCTGCCGGGTCTGACGCTGACCGTACGGGCACCCGTCGGATCGCCCGCGCCCCAGGGCGGCGGCGCGGAGACCGGCACCGGACGGGACCGCGAGCCCGCGCTCTACGTCCACGGCCTCGGCGGCTCCTCACAGAACTGGTCGGACCTGATGCCGCTGCTCGCCGACCGGGTGGACGGCGAGGCGATCGACCTGCCCGGCTTCGGGCACTCCCCGCCGCCGGACGACGGCAATTACTCGGTCTCCGCGCAGGCCCGCGCGGTCATCCGCTACCTCGACGCGGCCGGGCGCGGCCCCGTCCACCTCATCGGCAACTCCATGGGCGGTGCCGCCGCCACCCGCGTCGCGGCCGTGCGCCCCGATCTCGTCCGCACCCTGACGCTGATCTCCCCGGCGCTGCCCGAGCTGCGCCCGCAGCTGACGGCGGTCCCCACGGCGCTGCTCGCGGTGCCCGGCATCACCGGGCTCTTCGGCCGGCTCACCCATGACTGGACGCCCGAGCGCCGCACCCGCGAGGTGCTGGCGCTCTGCTACGGCGACCCCGGCCGGGTCAGTCCGGAAGGGTTCAACGCCGCGGTCGACGAATACGCGCGACGGCTGGAACTCCCGTACTTCTGGGAGGTCATGGAGCGCTCGGCGCGCGGTCTGGTGAACGCGTACACGCTGGGCGGACAACATAATTTGTGGCGTCAGGCAGAGAGAGTGCTCGCCCCCACCCTTCTCGTCTACGGTGGGCGCGACCGCCTGGTCTCCTTCCGGATGGCGCGGCGGGCGGCCGCGGCGTTCCGCGGTTCGCGACTGCTGACGCTGCCGGAGGCGGGTCATGTGGCGATGATGGAGTACCCGGAGACAGTGGCGCGGGCCGTCCGCGAACTGCTCGACAGTGACATGACCGATGTGACCGCCGACGCGAGCAGGAGCTGA
- a CDS encoding DUF3107 domain-containing protein has translation MEVKIGVQHAPREIILESGQSAEEVESAVSDALGGKSQLLSLVDDHGRKVLVPADRLAYVEIGEPTARKVGFGAL, from the coding sequence GTGGAGGTCAAGATCGGCGTGCAGCACGCGCCCCGCGAGATCATTCTGGAGAGCGGGCAGTCTGCCGAAGAGGTCGAGAGCGCCGTGTCCGACGCGCTGGGCGGCAAGTCACAGCTGCTGAGCCTGGTGGACGACCACGGTCGCAAGGTCCTGGTCCCGGCGGACCGGCTGGCCTACGTGGAGATCGGCGAGCCGACCGCCCGCAAGGTCGGTTTCGGCGCGCTCTGA
- the moeZ gene encoding adenylyltransferase/sulfurtransferase MoeZ yields MSLPPLVEPASELTVDEVRRYSRHLIIPDVGMDGQKRLKNAKVLCVGAGGLGSPALMYLAAAGVGTLGIVEFDEVDESNLQRQIIHSQADIGRSKAASAKDTVLGINPYVTVNLHEERLDSTNVMELFAQYDLIVDGTDNFATRYLVNDACVLLNKPYVWGSIYRFDGQASVFWSEHGPCYRCLYPEPPPPGMVPSCAEGGVLGVLCASIGSIQVNEAIKLLAGIGDPLVGRLMIYDALEMTYRQVKVRKDPDCAICGENPTVTELIDYEAFCGVVSEEAQEAAAGSTITPRQLKEWIDGDEKIEIIDVREPNEFEIVSIPGARLIPKNEFLMGTALQDLPQDKKIVLHCKTGVRSAEVLAVLKSAGFADAVHVGGGVIGWVNTVEPEKPVY; encoded by the coding sequence GTGTCGCTGCCACCCCTGGTCGAGCCCGCTTCCGAGCTCACCGTCGATGAGGTCCGCAGGTACTCCCGCCACCTGATCATCCCCGATGTCGGGATGGACGGGCAGAAGCGGCTGAAGAACGCCAAGGTGCTGTGCGTCGGCGCCGGTGGCCTGGGCTCGCCCGCGCTGATGTACCTGGCCGCGGCCGGTGTCGGCACGCTCGGCATCGTGGAGTTCGACGAGGTCGACGAGTCGAACCTCCAGCGCCAGATCATCCACAGCCAGGCGGACATCGGCCGCTCCAAGGCCGCGTCCGCCAAGGACACGGTGCTGGGCATCAACCCGTACGTCACAGTGAACCTGCACGAAGAGCGCCTGGACTCCACGAACGTCATGGAGCTCTTCGCGCAGTACGACCTGATCGTGGACGGCACCGACAACTTCGCCACCCGCTACCTGGTCAACGATGCCTGTGTGCTGCTGAACAAGCCGTACGTCTGGGGTTCGATCTACCGCTTCGACGGCCAGGCGTCGGTGTTCTGGAGCGAGCACGGCCCCTGCTACCGCTGCCTCTACCCCGAGCCCCCGCCGCCCGGCATGGTGCCCTCCTGCGCCGAGGGCGGCGTCCTGGGTGTGCTGTGCGCCTCCATCGGCTCCATCCAGGTCAACGAGGCCATCAAGCTGCTCGCCGGAATCGGCGACCCGCTCGTCGGCCGGCTGATGATCTACGACGCGCTGGAGATGACCTACCGTCAGGTCAAGGTCCGCAAGGACCCGGACTGCGCGATCTGCGGCGAGAACCCGACCGTCACCGAGCTCATCGACTACGAGGCCTTCTGCGGCGTCGTGTCCGAGGAGGCCCAGGAGGCCGCGGCCGGCTCGACGATCACTCCTCGGCAGCTCAAGGAGTGGATCGACGGCGACGAGAAGATCGAGATCATCGACGTCCGCGAGCCGAACGAGTTCGAGATCGTCTCGATCCCCGGCGCCCGGCTGATCCCGAAGAACGAGTTCCTGATGGGCACCGCCCTCCAGGACCTCCCCCAGGACAAGAAGATCGTCCTGCACTGCAAGACGGGCGTCCGCTCCGCGGAGGTCCTGGCCGTCCTGAAGTCCGCGGGCTTCGCCGACGCCGTGCACGTCGGCGGCGGCGTCATCGGCTGGGTCAACACCGTCGAGCCGGAGAAGCCGGTCTACTGA
- a CDS encoding ferritin-like fold-containing protein — protein MGTPDNAAADAQEHTGIAAQDWAQASADPQYRAAVIDLLGALAYGELSAFERLAEDAKLAPTMDDKAELAKMASAEFHHFERLRERLAQIEAEPNEAMEPFAAALDEFHRQTAPSDWLEGLVKAYVGDSIASDFYREVAARLDSDTRGLVLAVLDDTGHATFAVEKVRAAIEAEPRVGGRLALWARRLMGEALSQAQRVVADRDALSTMLVGGVADGFDLAEVGRMFSRITEAHTKRMAALGLAA, from the coding sequence ATGGGAACGCCTGACAACGCCGCGGCTGACGCGCAAGAACACACCGGGATCGCCGCCCAGGACTGGGCGCAGGCATCCGCCGACCCGCAGTACCGGGCCGCCGTGATCGACCTGCTCGGCGCGCTCGCCTACGGCGAGCTGTCCGCCTTCGAGCGCCTGGCGGAGGACGCCAAGCTCGCGCCGACGATGGACGACAAGGCCGAACTGGCCAAGATGGCCTCGGCAGAGTTCCACCACTTCGAGCGGCTGCGGGAGCGGCTCGCACAGATCGAGGCGGAGCCGAACGAGGCGATGGAGCCGTTCGCCGCCGCCCTGGACGAGTTCCACCGCCAGACCGCCCCGTCGGACTGGCTGGAGGGCCTGGTCAAGGCCTATGTGGGCGACTCGATCGCCAGTGACTTCTACCGCGAGGTCGCGGCCCGCCTGGACTCCGACACCCGTGGCCTGGTGCTGGCCGTGCTGGACGACACCGGACATGCCACGTTCGCCGTGGAGAAGGTGCGCGCGGCCATCGAGGCCGAGCCGCGGGTCGGCGGACGGCTGGCCCTGTGGGCGCGCCGGCTGATGGGTGAGGCGCTCTCGCAGGCGCAGCGGGTGGTCGCGGACCGCGACGCGCTCTCCACGATGCTGGTGGGCGGTGTCGCCGACGGCTTCGACCTGGCCGAGGTGGGCCGGATGTTCTCGCGGATCACCGAGGCACACACCAAGCGGATGGCGGCGCTGGGGCTCGCGGCCTGA
- a CDS encoding NAD-dependent epimerase/dehydratase family protein gives MRVLLIGANGYLGRYVADRLLADPAVQLTALGRGDDADVRFDLATGSPGALTRFLDAVHPGVVVNCAGATRGGARELTRHNTVAVATICESLRRSSCGARLVHLGCASEYGPSQPGSSTAEDAVPRPGGPYGVSKLAATELVLGSGLDAVVLRIFSPVGPGTPAGSPLGRLAEAMRRAMQSGDSELKLGGLGVQRDFVDVRDVARAVHAASLSAAQGVVNIGTGRAVRLREAASVLARVAGFGGALHELDSPPARLVIPGPSPEHPGGGSPPATYPYPDGCGTWQQADVRTARDRLGWRPRIGLEESLADIWMEAACRI, from the coding sequence ATGAGGGTGCTGCTCATCGGCGCCAACGGCTACCTGGGCCGCTATGTCGCCGACCGCCTGCTCGCCGACCCCGCCGTCCAGCTCACCGCCCTCGGGCGGGGCGACGACGCCGACGTCCGCTTCGACCTGGCCACCGGCAGCCCCGGGGCGCTCACCCGCTTCCTCGACGCGGTGCACCCCGGCGTCGTCGTCAACTGCGCCGGTGCCACCCGGGGCGGCGCCCGCGAGCTGACCCGGCACAACACCGTCGCGGTCGCCACCATCTGTGAATCGCTGCGGCGCAGCAGCTGCGGCGCCCGGCTCGTCCACCTGGGCTGCGCCTCCGAGTACGGGCCCTCCCAGCCCGGCTCCTCCACCGCCGAGGACGCGGTGCCGCGCCCCGGCGGCCCGTACGGCGTCAGCAAACTCGCCGCCACCGAACTGGTCCTGGGCTCCGGTCTCGACGCCGTGGTGCTGCGGATCTTCTCGCCGGTCGGCCCCGGCACCCCGGCGGGGTCGCCGCTCGGCCGGCTCGCCGAGGCGATGCGCCGCGCCATGCAGTCCGGCGACAGCGAACTCAAGCTCGGCGGGCTCGGGGTGCAGCGGGACTTCGTCGATGTGCGCGATGTGGCCCGGGCGGTGCACGCCGCCTCGCTGTCCGCCGCACAGGGCGTCGTCAACATCGGCACCGGCCGCGCCGTCCGGCTGCGGGAGGCCGCGTCGGTGCTCGCCCGGGTCGCGGGCTTCGGCGGCGCCCTGCACGAACTCGACTCCCCGCCCGCCCGGCTGGTCATCCCCGGCCCGTCCCCGGAGCACCCGGGCGGCGGCTCGCCGCCCGCTACCTACCCGTACCCGGACGGCTGCGGCACCTGGCAGCAGGCGGATGTGCGCACCGCCCGCGACCGGCTCGGCTGGCGCCCCCGGATCGGGCTGGAGGAGTCCCTGGCCGACATCTGGATGGAGGCCGCATGTCGCATCTGA
- a CDS encoding DUF3492 domain-containing protein: protein MRIGLLTEGGYPDAVGESHAWCDRLVRGLTGHDFEVYALSTDPRQEARPRTALPEHVRLVRRAPLWGDFPAGRRRAAAERKGRSPGRRERRRFAERFGDLVTAFATVPDGGGPAGGPPSAPDASVSWKADRFATGLYGLAELAREQGGLPALLHSEAAVRILEAVCHGPRALPAAQGAQVNDLLAVTDRLELALRPLSLDWYGDRHAPGLGGVDLCHATSGGAAALPGLLAKRFFGTPLLVTEYGVRLREHYLARAAAPLSVPVRALLAAFQGALAAETYAQAALITPGNTHARRWQERCGADRARLRTVYPGMDAAPFAAVADAAPDDSTTLVWVGTVEPAKDLIALLHAFAEVRRAEPAATLRIIGGTGRDPRAPGYLAHCRALAAQLFPDEAADARTVGESPVSFEEIGSPDLPVLADAYASGAVVVLSSVIEGFPRSLVEAMFCGRATVSTDTGAVCEVIGGTGLVVPPRNPRALAAACTALLADPDRRARLGAAARARALELFTVEQNIAAFRGIYLELISHAPARPSACRTQDVHGVPRPFARPAESHVPGRWAATGTATRAVIAPAGRTPSWAASGAGQSAAVPGEAGGGGAVRDAGQAVRREDSASHQAWPVRGREQW from the coding sequence ATGCGCATTGGACTACTCACCGAGGGTGGCTATCCGGATGCGGTCGGTGAGTCGCACGCGTGGTGCGACCGGCTCGTGCGCGGGCTCACCGGCCATGACTTCGAGGTCTACGCCCTGAGCACGGACCCCCGCCAGGAAGCACGGCCCCGGACCGCACTGCCGGAACACGTACGCCTGGTGCGCCGCGCCCCCCTGTGGGGCGACTTCCCCGCCGGGCGCCGACGGGCCGCCGCGGAGCGCAAGGGCCGTAGCCCCGGCCGCCGCGAACGGCGCCGCTTCGCCGAGCGGTTCGGCGATCTCGTGACGGCCTTCGCCACGGTGCCCGACGGGGGCGGGCCGGCCGGCGGTCCGCCAAGTGCCCCCGATGCGTCCGTGAGCTGGAAGGCGGACCGTTTCGCCACCGGTCTCTACGGACTCGCCGAACTCGCCCGCGAACAGGGCGGACTGCCCGCGCTGCTGCACTCCGAGGCCGCCGTACGCATCCTGGAAGCCGTCTGCCACGGCCCCCGCGCGCTGCCCGCCGCCCAGGGCGCGCAGGTCAACGATCTGCTGGCGGTCACCGACCGGCTCGAACTCGCGCTCCGGCCGCTGTCCCTGGACTGGTACGGCGACCGGCACGCCCCCGGCCTGGGGGGAGTGGACCTCTGCCATGCCACCTCCGGGGGCGCGGCCGCCCTCCCCGGGCTGCTGGCCAAGCGCTTCTTCGGCACCCCGCTCCTGGTCACCGAGTACGGCGTCCGGCTGCGCGAGCACTACCTGGCCCGCGCCGCCGCGCCGCTGAGCGTGCCGGTGCGCGCGCTGCTCGCCGCCTTCCAGGGCGCGCTGGCCGCCGAGACATACGCCCAGGCCGCCCTGATCACCCCCGGCAACACCCACGCGCGGCGCTGGCAGGAGCGCTGCGGCGCCGACCGCGCCCGGCTGCGCACGGTCTACCCGGGCATGGACGCCGCCCCGTTCGCCGCGGTCGCGGACGCCGCCCCGGACGACTCCACGACGCTGGTGTGGGTCGGCACGGTGGAGCCCGCCAAGGACCTCATCGCGCTGCTGCACGCCTTCGCCGAGGTCCGCAGGGCGGAGCCGGCGGCCACCCTGCGGATCATCGGCGGGACCGGCCGCGACCCCCGGGCGCCCGGGTATCTCGCGCACTGCCGGGCGCTGGCCGCCCAGCTCTTCCCCGACGAGGCGGCCGACGCCCGCACCGTCGGGGAGAGCCCGGTCAGCTTCGAGGAGATCGGCAGCCCCGACCTGCCGGTCCTGGCGGACGCCTACGCCTCCGGTGCGGTGGTGGTGCTCTCCAGCGTCATCGAGGGCTTTCCGCGCTCCCTGGTGGAGGCGATGTTCTGCGGCCGCGCCACGGTGTCGACCGACACCGGCGCGGTCTGCGAAGTCATCGGCGGCACCGGTCTGGTCGTCCCGCCGCGCAACCCCCGCGCGCTGGCCGCGGCCTGCACGGCGCTGCTCGCCGACCCCGACCGCAGGGCCCGGCTGGGCGCGGCGGCCCGCGCCCGGGCGCTGGAACTGTTCACCGTCGAGCAGAACATCGCGGCATTTCGTGGCATCTACCTGGAGCTGATCTCGCACGCCCCGGCCCGCCCGTCCGCCTGCCGCACACAGGACGTGCACGGGGTCCCGCGCCCGTTCGCCCGCCCCGCGGAGTCCCATGTCCCCGGCCGCTGGGCCGCGACCGGCACGGCTACCAGGGCGGTCATCGCGCCGGCCGGCCGGACGCCGAGCTGGGCGGCGTCCGGGGCCGGGCAGTCCGCCGCGGTACCGGGCGAGGCCGGGGGAGGGGGCGCTGTCCGGGACGCGGGACAGGCCGTGAGACGTGAGGACTCGGCGAGCCATCAGGCGTGGCCGGTGCGAGGGAGAGAGCAATGGTGA
- a CDS encoding TetR/AcrR family transcriptional regulator translates to MSAIEQTEATRPRGTRLPRRARRNQLLGAAQEVFVAQGYHAAAMDDIAERAGVSKPVLYQHFPGKLELYLALLDQHCESLLQSVRAALASTTDNKQRVAATMDAYFAYVEDPGGAFRLVFESDLTNDPAVRERVDKVSLECAEAISAVIAEDTGLSQDESMLLAVGLGGVSQVVARYWLSSESKVPRDTAVQLLTSLAWKGIAGFPLQGTEPH, encoded by the coding sequence GTGAGCGCCATCGAGCAGACCGAGGCGACGCGCCCGCGGGGCACACGCCTGCCACGTAGAGCCCGGCGCAACCAGCTTCTGGGCGCCGCCCAGGAAGTGTTTGTCGCGCAGGGCTACCACGCGGCCGCGATGGACGACATCGCCGAGCGGGCAGGCGTCAGCAAGCCGGTGCTCTACCAGCACTTCCCGGGCAAGCTGGAGCTCTACCTCGCCCTGCTCGACCAGCACTGCGAGTCCCTGCTCCAGTCGGTACGCGCGGCGCTGGCGTCGACGACCGACAACAAGCAGCGGGTCGCGGCGACGATGGACGCCTACTTCGCGTACGTGGAGGACCCGGGCGGCGCCTTCCGGCTGGTGTTCGAGTCGGACCTCACCAATGACCCGGCGGTCCGTGAGCGGGTGGACAAGGTGTCGCTGGAGTGCGCCGAGGCCATAAGCGCGGTGATCGCCGAGGACACCGGGCTGTCGCAGGACGAGTCGATGCTGCTGGCCGTGGGCCTGGGCGGGGTTTCCCAGGTGGTGGCGCGCTACTGGCTGTCGTCGGAGAGCAAGGTCCCGCGGGACACCGCGGTGCAGCTGCTGACATCGCTCGCCTGGAAGGGCATCGCCGGCTTCCCGCTCCAGGGCACCGAGCCGCACTGA